In the genome of Deinococcus sp. QL22, one region contains:
- a CDS encoding IS6 family transposase, whose amino-acid sequence MTDAKPYRPRFPMTMSQPAGWLDHRFPLSYRDVQELLHQRGIEVSHETLRESCIKFEPRFAEDLRHRESRRGSRWFLDEVCTTIAGGRHRLWRAVDEHGSVQGIFQRHRDPEAAKTFLTILLGEHGVPEVIHTDGLRNYGVAIWELPSLRDVNYQKVIFTARCNNLIEQEHRPTRRQERSQQGLGRRKRAQSFLSLHACITNLHQHSRRGVSASTGRQHQKHVFQTWSAVAAGVA is encoded by the coding sequence GTGACCGACGCCAAGCCTTATCGCCCCCGCTTCCCGATGACGATGAGCCAGCCCGCGGGCTGGCTCGACCACCGCTTCCCTTTGAGTTATAGAGATGTTCAGGAGCTGCTTCACCAGCGCGGTATCGAGGTGAGCCACGAGACGCTGCGCGAATCGTGTATTAAGTTTGAACCGCGCTTTGCTGAAGACCTACGTCACCGGGAATCCCGCCGGGGTTCCCGGTGGTTCTTGGATGAGGTCTGTACGACGATAGCTGGTGGCCGGCATCGGTTGTGGCGCGCGGTGGACGAGCACGGTTCCGTGCAGGGCATTTTTCAACGGCATCGCGATCCTGAAGCTGCGAAGACGTTCCTGACCATACTTCTGGGTGAACACGGCGTTCCAGAGGTCATTCACACCGATGGGCTGCGGAACTACGGGGTGGCCATCTGGGAGCTTCCGAGCTTGAGAGACGTCAATTACCAGAAGGTGATCTTCACGGCCCGGTGCAACAATCTGATTGAGCAAGAACACCGCCCCACTCGGCGACAGGAGCGAAGTCAGCAGGGGTTGGGGCGGCGAAAACGCGCTCAATCATTTCTGAGTTTGCACGCCTGCATCACTAACCTCCACCAGCACTCGCGAAGGGGCGTTTCCGCATCAACCGGAAGACAACATCAAAAGCACGTGTTTCAGACGTGGTCTGCGGTTGCAGCAGGGGTGGCCTGA
- a CDS encoding transposase yields the protein MAFLKVQVETLEKAVHTLKETDGFLGEPLSLLMTIPGYGFLSAASVWAQTDGFALLERGRDFYLCRNCPEPFEAGSSIHRRERISKTGNAHLSRTAYLAALGAQRSKSRMDDFYHYIRAEGQPPKAALVALERKLLRTGLAVVKSGQPYQKA from the coding sequence GTGGCGTTCCTGAAAGTGCAGGTCGAGACCTTGGAGAAAGCGGTGCATACGCTAAAAGAGACTGATGGTTTTCTGGGTGAACCTCTGTCCCTGTTGATGACGATTCCCGGTTATGGCTTTCTCAGTGCAGCAAGTGTCTGGGCGCAAACGGATGGTTTCGCGCTGCTGGAGAGGGGGCGAGATTTCTACTTATGCAGGAATTGCCCTGAACCTTTTGAAGCAGGAAGCAGTATTCATCGACGTGAACGCATTTCCAAGACTGGGAATGCTCATCTCAGCCGGACAGCGTACCTCGCCGCCTTGGGCGCTCAACGTTCCAAGAGTCGGATGGACGACTTTTACCATTACATCCGTGCCGAGGGCCAGCCGCCTAAAGCCGCTTTGGTCGCCCTCGAGCGCAAACTCCTGCGGACGGGCTTAGCCGTCGTGAAGTCGGGCCAGCCCTATCAAAAGGCCTAG
- a CDS encoding GGDEF domain-containing protein, with protein sequence MSHKLDRQGREPPLHMMGVHRSTVLLILALAAVATLAALVLESTAPSPLSFDLVMYRVILVSLLGLALLLVVNPRSYAFVSASVLLGFTAYFLAKLSYLLFFLSTTDDVAAGLSGTFFWTPAVFMFTFLTTNLRLGRMVNMVFIALMVLLSGIYAATSEFERDGQTLNALVQLNLANLTCLVLAGIVYHFAGRHATTLERARVYQQLAHTDALTGLPNRRWFEQELARRMDAASSDDPPVPFCVLYIDLDGFKQVNDTYGHEMGDQVLRLVGQRLTSMLRGGEVVARLGGDEFAAVMDLPRTDMIATIQKRVTRAVSEPMTWAGQELSVTASVGTSNYPEHGTTVELLLHHADTAMYQRKGKPRPDNESN encoded by the coding sequence ATGAGCCACAAGCTGGATCGACAGGGGCGAGAGCCGCCACTCCACATGATGGGCGTACACCGCTCCACGGTGCTCCTGATCCTCGCCCTGGCGGCTGTCGCCACCCTGGCCGCCCTGGTGCTCGAGTCCACGGCACCGTCTCCGCTTTCATTCGATCTGGTGATGTACCGGGTCATTCTCGTGAGTCTCCTTGGGCTTGCCCTTCTTCTGGTGGTGAACCCCCGGTCGTACGCGTTTGTCTCCGCGAGCGTTCTGCTGGGGTTTACCGCTTATTTTCTGGCCAAACTGAGCTATCTCCTGTTTTTCCTCTCCACGACTGATGATGTGGCCGCAGGATTAAGCGGGACGTTTTTCTGGACGCCAGCAGTTTTCATGTTCACCTTCCTCACCACCAACCTCCGCTTGGGGCGAATGGTCAACATGGTCTTCATCGCATTGATGGTCTTGCTCTCAGGCATCTACGCGGCCACTTCGGAGTTCGAGCGTGACGGCCAAACCCTGAATGCGCTTGTCCAATTGAATCTGGCCAATTTGACCTGTCTCGTGCTGGCGGGGATCGTGTATCACTTTGCGGGTCGCCACGCGACCACCCTGGAACGGGCCAGAGTGTATCAACAGCTGGCGCACACGGACGCTCTGACGGGCCTCCCGAATCGCCGCTGGTTTGAACAGGAGTTGGCCCGCCGGATGGACGCCGCGTCCAGTGACGACCCGCCTGTGCCCTTCTGCGTGCTGTACATCGACTTGGACGGGTTTAAACAGGTCAACGACACCTACGGTCACGAGATGGGTGATCAGGTCTTACGGCTGGTCGGTCAGCGTCTGACCTCGATGCTGCGGGGTGGAGAAGTGGTCGCGCGCCTGGGTGGCGATGAATTTGCTGCCGTAATGGATCTTCCCCGCACCGACATGATTGCGACCATTCAAAAGCGGGTCACTCGGGCGGTGAGTGAGCCGATGACATGGGCGGGGCAGGAACTGTCCGTGACGGCAAGCGTCGGAACCAGTAACTATCCAGAGCACGGCACCACGGTTGAGTTGCTCCTCCATCACGCTGATACCGCCATGTACCAGAGAAAAGGGAAACCCAGACCCGACAACGAATCCAACTAA
- a CDS encoding S8 family serine peptidase yields MWAEGARLWGEGGTSVLSSNTAWLQQVKAQEAQAQAGKGVTIALLDSGVDFTHPMLRSVLLPGHDFVDADGNASEQGNETDLIYGHGTAVAGVLQQMAPAARILPLRVLGTDGSGQAAHVAQAIRLAVDEGAHIINLSVAGPVSSEGVRAALQYAASRNVLVVAASGNNGGSAPQAPADALNHKNRLGDFGLSVTAVDQSGHLPLWSTRGGEVQAPGVNIHTAYPGGRLVTASGSSFAAPVVCGALALALAQGKEAQTLAAQLSSGRLLDVEALLK; encoded by the coding sequence TTGTGGGCTGAGGGCGCCCGTCTCTGGGGAGAAGGAGGAACTTCTGTCCTGTCCAGCAACACGGCTTGGCTGCAGCAGGTCAAGGCCCAGGAGGCACAGGCCCAAGCCGGCAAAGGCGTAACGATTGCTCTGCTCGATTCGGGCGTTGATTTCACTCATCCCATGTTGCGGAGTGTCCTGCTTCCTGGGCATGACTTCGTAGACGCAGACGGGAATGCTTCAGAGCAGGGGAACGAAACCGACCTGATCTACGGACATGGCACTGCCGTTGCTGGGGTTCTACAGCAGATGGCACCCGCTGCCAGAATTCTACCGCTGCGGGTTTTGGGGACTGATGGATCTGGTCAAGCCGCCCATGTGGCTCAGGCAATTCGGCTGGCAGTCGATGAAGGCGCGCACATCATTAATTTGAGTGTCGCTGGGCCGGTGTCGAGTGAGGGCGTTCGGGCCGCCCTCCAATACGCAGCATCAAGGAACGTTTTGGTGGTTGCCGCAAGTGGGAACAATGGAGGGAGCGCGCCTCAAGCTCCTGCAGATGCCTTGAACCATAAAAATCGTCTTGGGGATTTTGGACTCTCGGTCACCGCAGTGGATCAGAGTGGTCATCTGCCCCTCTGGAGTACTCGGGGAGGAGAGGTACAAGCTCCTGGGGTCAACATTCACACGGCTTATCCGGGCGGCCGCCTGGTCACGGCCAGCGGTTCCTCGTTCGCTGCGCCTGTGGTCTGTGGCGCCCTTGCCCTTGCACTGGCCCAAGGAAAAGAAGCTCAAACCCTCGCTGCTCAACTTTCCTCGGGGAGACTGCTCGACGTAGAGGCGTTGCTGAAGTGA
- a CDS encoding EAL domain-containing protein: MSPLCDQLLGQARALRGIDDLRAILLFEQVIVLARRQHTPAALADALNGLAGLEHARGDSPGALLHLEEALAVREAAQDDEGAAVVLCNLGAVYLDLGNFNTALEHLLRAQATSVQTTPSRAAVVAGNLARTYDALNMSQEALVCSTQALQLTQDAGLVPAETAVSINHADLLRRHGDFAQAGTLLERALELVEGCGILAASSLQGLGQLRRDEGRLPEALSAFRAALHMAEEEQDLDVILEARCGVAQTLLQLERPQDALVLLEAALTDALATGRARIYARALKLQAQATEQHGDLKAALTLWQQAHAAETNVLQAEAEKRTRELTARGELEKARAKLEHEQARYEAEREAKEKQAREQAARLQELERLALYDALTALPNRLLLAERVCAALKTAAQQGEQVMLGVLDLNKFKEVNDTHGHQTGDLLLQQVAQRLIGAVDPEHTVARTGGDEFVVLMPGVNNRNRQEVARQLLEAFDDRFYLDGIELSMRPSVGLACYPQDASDLAGLLERADQAMYRAKARGSGFEFGGTSVGLAPATLEAALHGALRAGELHLEYQPLEDDCGQWVAVEALLRWRSPIYGNVTPDQFMPLAERSGLSLALGEWTLRQACTELARWPSLMVAVNVSARQLADPGLPNQVRRALQEAGVVPARLALEVREEEVARAPERSHRALAELRAIGVQLTLDDFGGGHANFAGLTQLPVHAVKLDRALIHGMDAGARELALVQAVTNLARALDLTVIAKGVETSTQRTHLQEMGVRRLQGFLVAPPLSVDALHRHMNAQIVTTPFTLQI; this comes from the coding sequence ATGAGTCCCTTGTGTGACCAGCTGTTGGGTCAGGCCCGGGCGTTACGAGGGATTGATGACTTACGGGCCATCCTCCTCTTTGAACAGGTGATCGTGCTGGCTCGGAGACAGCACACTCCTGCGGCACTCGCGGACGCCCTCAACGGTTTGGCTGGTTTAGAGCATGCCCGTGGCGACAGTCCGGGCGCGCTGCTGCATCTCGAAGAAGCGCTCGCGGTTCGGGAGGCCGCCCAAGATGATGAGGGCGCAGCTGTCGTGCTGTGCAATCTCGGCGCCGTCTACCTCGACTTAGGAAACTTCAATACAGCGCTGGAGCACTTGTTGCGTGCACAGGCGACCTCAGTTCAGACCACGCCATCGCGTGCAGCGGTGGTGGCCGGAAACCTGGCCCGGACGTACGACGCCCTCAACATGAGTCAGGAAGCCCTCGTCTGCTCGACCCAAGCGCTGCAACTGACGCAGGATGCTGGACTGGTTCCTGCTGAGACTGCAGTGTCGATCAATCACGCAGACCTGCTGCGCCGTCACGGCGACTTTGCGCAAGCGGGTACACTGCTGGAACGGGCCCTTGAATTGGTCGAAGGCTGCGGCATCCTGGCTGCCAGCTCCCTTCAAGGTCTAGGACAACTGCGCCGCGACGAAGGCCGCCTACCTGAGGCGTTGAGTGCTTTTCGGGCGGCGCTGCACATGGCTGAGGAGGAACAGGATCTTGACGTGATTCTGGAAGCGCGCTGCGGCGTCGCGCAGACCCTGCTGCAGTTGGAGCGGCCTCAGGACGCACTCGTCTTATTGGAAGCGGCCCTCACGGATGCTCTGGCCACTGGCCGCGCACGGATCTATGCCCGTGCGCTGAAGCTGCAGGCCCAAGCCACGGAGCAACACGGGGATCTGAAAGCGGCCCTGACCCTCTGGCAGCAGGCACATGCAGCCGAGACAAACGTGCTCCAAGCTGAGGCAGAGAAACGGACTCGGGAGTTGACCGCGCGCGGCGAGCTGGAAAAGGCCCGCGCCAAACTTGAGCACGAGCAGGCCCGCTATGAAGCTGAGCGTGAAGCCAAGGAGAAACAGGCCCGAGAACAAGCGGCCCGCTTGCAAGAGCTGGAACGCTTGGCTCTGTACGACGCGCTCACGGCTCTCCCCAACCGCCTGCTGCTCGCCGAACGGGTGTGCGCCGCGCTGAAAACTGCTGCTCAGCAAGGCGAACAGGTCATGCTTGGCGTTCTAGATCTCAATAAATTCAAGGAGGTCAATGACACGCATGGCCACCAAACGGGAGACTTACTGCTTCAGCAAGTCGCGCAGCGACTGATCGGCGCTGTCGATCCTGAACACACCGTCGCCCGAACAGGCGGCGACGAGTTCGTGGTGCTGATGCCCGGAGTGAACAACCGGAATAGGCAAGAGGTGGCCAGGCAGTTGCTGGAGGCCTTTGACGACCGCTTCTATCTGGATGGAATAGAACTCTCGATGCGCCCGAGTGTGGGATTGGCCTGCTATCCCCAGGACGCTTCAGACCTGGCTGGCCTCTTGGAGCGTGCCGACCAAGCGATGTACCGTGCGAAAGCCCGGGGCAGCGGTTTTGAGTTTGGAGGCACTTCGGTTGGACTCGCGCCTGCGACGTTGGAGGCGGCCCTGCACGGTGCCCTGAGGGCAGGTGAGCTGCACCTCGAATACCAACCTCTTGAAGACGACTGTGGGCAGTGGGTCGCGGTGGAAGCGCTGCTGCGCTGGCGCAGTCCCATCTACGGGAACGTCACGCCCGATCAGTTCATGCCGCTGGCCGAGCGGAGTGGACTGAGCCTGGCCCTGGGTGAATGGACGTTAAGGCAGGCGTGTACCGAACTGGCCCGCTGGCCGTCCCTGATGGTGGCTGTCAACGTCTCTGCACGTCAGCTCGCTGATCCGGGCCTGCCCAATCAGGTTCGGCGAGCTCTACAGGAGGCTGGAGTCGTACCCGCGCGGCTGGCCCTAGAAGTACGTGAAGAGGAGGTAGCCCGCGCGCCGGAACGGTCACACCGGGCCCTGGCGGAGTTACGGGCGATAGGAGTGCAACTGACCTTGGATGATTTTGGGGGAGGGCATGCCAACTTTGCGGGCCTGACTCAGCTGCCCGTACATGCGGTGAAGCTTGACCGCGCCCTCATTCACGGGATGGACGCAGGGGCACGGGAACTCGCCCTCGTCCAAGCTGTCACGAATCTTGCGCGGGCATTGGATTTGACCGTGATCGCTAAGGGGGTCGAGACTTCGACTCAGCGCACGCATTTACAGGAAATGGGGGTCAGGCGATTGCAGGGCTTTCTGGTGGCTCCGCCGCTGAGTGTAGACGCTCTACACCGCCACATGAACGCACAGATAGTGACCACCCCATTCACTCTCCAGATTTGA
- a CDS encoding bifunctional diguanylate cyclase/phosphodiesterase, which translates to MHQIELHLRGALERQELSVLYQPLVTLASNTIHSAEALLRWHSPVLGGVSPATFIPIAEQRGLIVPIGDWVLETALQQVSQWRSGKDPHLQVSVNVSPQQFDQDNFVEKVQSKLAHWGLPGEALVLELTEGSLLVDLEASNTKLAQLRGLGVQVALDDFGTGYSSLAYLRTLQVDVVKIDRSFIWAMQHEGPTFVQAIVQIAHHIGLKIVAEGIETVEQRRGVQALSCDVGQGYLFARPLAPQQFGALLDQEDWASQRRTP; encoded by the coding sequence GTGCATCAGATCGAACTTCACCTCCGAGGAGCGCTTGAGCGTCAAGAACTGAGTGTGCTGTATCAACCTTTGGTCACCCTGGCATCCAACACCATCCATTCAGCTGAAGCCCTGCTTCGTTGGCATTCGCCTGTTCTCGGGGGAGTCTCTCCCGCGACATTCATTCCCATCGCGGAACAGCGTGGTTTGATCGTCCCCATCGGTGACTGGGTCTTGGAGACTGCACTGCAGCAGGTCAGTCAGTGGCGATCCGGGAAGGATCCACACCTGCAGGTATCGGTCAATGTTTCTCCACAGCAGTTCGACCAAGATAATTTCGTTGAGAAGGTTCAGTCGAAGCTGGCCCACTGGGGTCTGCCAGGCGAAGCCCTGGTGTTGGAATTAACAGAAGGCTCTTTGTTGGTGGATCTCGAGGCGTCCAATACCAAATTGGCTCAACTGCGTGGCCTTGGCGTTCAGGTGGCACTCGACGACTTTGGAACCGGGTATTCAAGTTTGGCCTACTTGCGGACTCTGCAGGTGGATGTGGTGAAGATAGACCGATCGTTTATTTGGGCGATGCAACACGAGGGGCCGACGTTCGTTCAGGCGATCGTTCAGATCGCCCACCATATCGGCTTGAAAATCGTTGCAGAGGGGATCGAGACAGTGGAGCAACGTAGGGGTGTGCAAGCGTTGTCGTGTGATGTGGGACAAGGGTACCTGTTTGCACGCCCCCTCGCGCCACAGCAGTTCGGCGCGTTGCTTGATCAGGAAGACTGGGCTTCACAGAGGAGAACCCCCTGA